The following is a genomic window from Candidatus Paceibacterota bacterium.
TTACGGCCATTATTATTCTTGGCATTATCATTCTTATTTCTTTTGAGGTAGGGATAAATATTGGTAAAAAGCAGGCCATAGCTCAGACTACAGCTGCCGATGTTATTAATAAAACAGAAGGTGAGTCTACCAATGTCGATTTTGCTCCATTTTGGAAGGCTTGGAGCATCTTGGATGAAAAATATGTGGCTACAAAACACAGTACCTCTACTGTCGCTGTGGCCACTACTACTGACCAGGATCGGGTCTACGGCGCTATCAAAGGTATGGTGGCAGCCTTGAATGATCCCTACACGGTTTTCTTTCCACCAGAGGAATCCCAGATTTTTGAAAGTGAAATTAGCGGCAATTTCGAAGGGGTAGGCATGGAGGTTGGGCAAAAGGATGGTGTCCTCACCGTCATTGCCGCTCTCAAGAACACTCCGGCTGAACGAGCAGGGATCAAGTCTGGTGATAAAATTTTGAAAATTGATGATACGGTCACTACAGATATGAGCATCGACGCCGCAGTCAAAATGATTCGGGGTAAAAAAGGCACTGCGGTGACCTTTACTTTGTTGCGGGATGGGACAAAAGATCCAATCGTGATCAAGGTGGTACGCGATACTATTGATATTCCAACGATTGACACCGATCGCATCGGTACGGATATTTTTGTGATTCATGTTTATAGTTTTTCGGCTGACGCTCCTGATCTTTTCCGCAATGCTCTACGCCAATTTATTTTGTCGGGGGCTGACAAGCTTATTATTGATCTTCGAGGCAACCCTGGCGGCTATCTTGATGCGGCGGTGGACATGTCTAGCTGGTTTTTGCCATCAGGTAAAGTCATTGTCCGTGAGGACTACGGTGGAAAGGGTGGTCAGACCGAAGATGTTGTTCGCAGCAAGGGCTACAATATTTTCAATGACAACCTCAAAGCCGTAATCTTGATTGATGGGGGATCGGCCTCAGCCTCTGAAATCATGGCCGGAGCGCTCCACGAATACGGCATTGTTAAGCTAGTCGGGACACAATCTTTTGGCAAAGGTTCTGTGCAGGAGCTCATACCTCTGACTTCCGATACCAACCTCAAGGTGACTGTCGCTCGTTGGCTGACTCCAAACGGCTTCTCTATTTCAGCTCAAGGCCTGACCCCAGACTATGTAGTGCCTATTCCAGATGGTTTGGTTGTCACCAAGGACAATGACCCCCAGCTCCAAAAAGCGGTAGAGATTTTGAGACAATAGCCAAAGATTCAAAACCCATTAATGCTTGCCTCAAAGCCAATTCTGCGCTATAAATAGGGCTCAGCAATTTCAGTCATTGCGTATTAACTAATAATAAAGACCTTCTAAATAATAATCCTATGAAAGTTATTCTTCTTAAAGACGTGGCTAAGCTTGGTAAAAAATACGATATTAAAAATGTGGCCGATGGTCACGCTCTCAACATGCTTATTCCTCAGGGTCAGGTAG
Proteins encoded in this region:
- a CDS encoding S41 family peptidase, with translation MDLLPSQTSSHDSSQTRRSFIINWVTAIIILGIIILISFEVGINIGKKQAIAQTTAADVINKTEGESTNVDFAPFWKAWSILDEKYVATKHSTSTVAVATTTDQDRVYGAIKGMVAALNDPYTVFFPPEESQIFESEISGNFEGVGMEVGQKDGVLTVIAALKNTPAERAGIKSGDKILKIDDTVTTDMSIDAAVKMIRGKKGTAVTFTLLRDGTKDPIVIKVVRDTIDIPTIDTDRIGTDIFVIHVYSFSADAPDLFRNALRQFILSGADKLIIDLRGNPGGYLDAAVDMSSWFLPSGKVIVREDYGGKGGQTEDVVRSKGYNIFNDNLKAVILIDGGSASASEIMAGALHEYGIVKLVGTQSFGKGSVQELIPLTSDTNLKVTVARWLTPNGFSISAQGLTPDYVVPIPDGLVVTKDNDPQLQKAVEILRQ